The genome window CATCCAACCTTGCCGCGGGAATTTATTCCTATTCGCTGGTGGTGGACGGAAAAATTGCGGACAGCAAGAAGATGTTGAAGTCAAAATAAAAAAATAATAAAGACGAAAATCCCGATAGCGCAAAGCGCGTATCGGGGCTCAAGAGCAAATAACTCACCCCTGACTTCGTCTTCCCCTCTCTATCTGATAGAGAGGGGAGTGAGGGGAGAGTCCTTTAAGCCCTGCACAGGTCTACCTCTGTTTGAAAAAATAGTTTGTCCTTTGCTGATGTTTTTGACAATGAGGTATGCAAAAATTAATGGGAGCAATAATAAAACAGGAGCGCCAATCAAATAAACTTTCACAACAACACATAGCCGATAAAATGAAATGTTCCGTAAAATATGTATCGCATGTGGAGAACGGGCGCAAGAATATTACGGCTGCGGTGTTCGAA of Bacteroidota bacterium contains these proteins:
- a CDS encoding helix-turn-helix transcriptional regulator; translated protein: MQKLMGAIIKQERQSNKLSQQHIADKMKCSVKYVSHVENGRKNITAAVFEDFLVASGSDKKNIFHPRFTS